A single genomic interval of Campylobacter anatolicus harbors:
- a CDS encoding GspE/PulE family protein — protein MNATKITLLKTLEQNGLISPQMALELENLQSTKLIEFLSKKGVSENEIISNLAELYKQGHVDINDIANDLCIDIKSFLKQVCEKFKLDFIDLDDIDIDYRICESLSVNQLRNYGALPIKDDDINVYVAFKNPFDFIAQDKIQNLFSQKLLKVICANPNQIEKYTTKLAINENIKDIITDIRKELSSSANSSNTQNSGILNLIDVILKTAIQSHASDIHIEPTPTNCIIRSRIDGMLSETFIFDKDIYPPLLSRIKLLCNMDITERRKPQDGRFSTQILDKEYDFRISTLPILNGESVVIRILDKSKVIINLENLGMNEKNFIKFKKAMSEPYGIILVTGPTGSGKTTTLYGALNDIKNVKTKIITIEDPIEYQLNMIQQVAVNEKTGLSFVSALRSILRQDPDIIMIGEIRDQETLRIAIQSALTGHLVFSTLHTNDAISALPRMIDMGIEPYLVSGALICIQAQRLIRKLCPHCKQKITLPHDTFKRLEGYLPQNYQFYAHVGCPRCAQTGYIGREMISEVLPVTDKLQSLIANNANKDELKRAAYEEGFVDIFSDGILCAARGITTIEEVYRVAKI, from the coding sequence ATGAATGCAACAAAGATAACACTGCTAAAAACATTAGAACAAAATGGACTTATATCGCCACAAATGGCACTTGAACTTGAAAATTTACAAAGTACAAAATTAATTGAGTTTTTATCTAAAAAAGGTGTAAGTGAGAATGAGATTATATCAAATTTAGCTGAGCTTTACAAACAAGGACACGTCGATATAAACGATATAGCAAATGACTTATGCATAGATATAAAGAGTTTTTTAAAGCAGGTTTGTGAGAAATTTAAACTAGATTTTATAGATCTTGATGATATAGATATAGATTACAGAATTTGTGAGAGCTTAAGTGTCAATCAGCTACGAAACTACGGTGCATTACCTATAAAAGACGATGATATAAACGTATATGTCGCATTTAAAAATCCTTTTGATTTCATCGCACAAGATAAAATTCAAAATCTCTTTAGCCAAAAACTACTAAAAGTCATCTGTGCTAACCCAAACCAAATCGAAAAATACACAACAAAACTAGCTATAAATGAAAATATCAAAGATATAATCACCGATATACGCAAGGAGCTTTCAAGTTCAGCAAACTCCTCAAATACCCAAAACTCAGGGATATTAAATTTAATAGATGTTATCTTAAAAACTGCAATCCAAAGCCATGCTAGTGATATACATATCGAACCAACACCAACAAACTGCATTATAAGAAGCCGAATAGATGGAATGTTAAGCGAAACATTTATATTTGATAAAGACATATATCCGCCATTGCTTAGTCGCATAAAACTGCTTTGCAATATGGATATCACTGAGCGAAGAAAACCTCAAGATGGAAGGTTTTCTACTCAAATTTTAGATAAAGAGTATGATTTTCGTATTTCAACACTGCCGATATTAAACGGCGAAAGCGTCGTTATACGCATCCTTGATAAATCAAAAGTTATTATAAATTTAGAAAATTTGGGTATGAACGAGAAAAATTTCATAAAATTTAAAAAAGCGATGTCAGAGCCTTATGGCATCATACTAGTTACTGGACCAACTGGAAGCGGTAAGACGACAACGCTTTATGGTGCATTAAATGATATAAAAAATGTCAAAACAAAGATAATCACCATAGAAGATCCTATCGAATATCAGCTAAATATGATCCAGCAAGTCGCAGTAAATGAAAAAACAGGACTAAGCTTTGTCTCTGCCCTACGCTCGATCCTACGTCAGGATCCAGATATTATAATGATCGGCGAGATACGCGATCAAGAGACACTTCGTATCGCAATCCAGTCAGCACTTACTGGACACTTAGTCTTCTCTACACTTCACACAAATGATGCTATAAGTGCTCTACCTAGGATGATAGATATGGGCATTGAGCCATATTTAGTTAGTGGGGCACTCATATGTATCCAAGCACAACGTCTAATACGTAAACTTTGTCCACATTGTAAACAAAAGATCACATTACCACACGATACATTTAAAAGGCTTGAAGGATATCTACCACAAAACTATCAGTTTTACGCTCACGTTGGCTGTCCTAGATGTGCTCAAACTGGCTATATAGGACGAGAAATGATAAGCGAAGTGCTTCCTGTTACCGATAAACTACAAAGCTTAATTGCAAATAATGCAAACAAAGACGAACTAAAAAGAGCGGCTTACGAAGAGGGTTTTGTAGATATATTTAGCGATGGGATATTGTGTGCAGCACGTGGTATAACGACGATCGAAGAAGTCTACAGGGTTGCTAAGATATGA
- a CDS encoding type II secretion system F family protein has product MKIFNLECENDGKHHKITLKTDNKFDTKSLATINNRGTITKIATSKPIAIAQNSKILQNFLSPKIKLPSLIATIRQLSVMSNAGISIHDSIKEVVNSSDDKQLKQTFKHINDELNQGLSLSSAVLSYRQELGDICISMVRLGESTGNIANAFEKLANILDELWQNQQKFKKAIRYPILVITTIIVAFIIMMIAVVPKFREIFEQLNAELPLPTQILLFTQSFISDYGAFILIILVVSGAFIRNLYLKDELFHAKIDTFLLKVYLIGKIIFYSNMSRFHLIFTELVRAGLPITNALDTAIMTLSNAKLKTKLNSVKILIRRGISLTDAFKQTKLYEGMLIQMIGAGEQSGSLDSMLEKISEYYKVKFNEIVDNISSYIEPILLIFITIMVLILSLGIFMPMWDMAQAVKS; this is encoded by the coding sequence ATGAAAATTTTTAATCTCGAGTGTGAAAATGATGGTAAACATCATAAGATTACGCTAAAAACTGATAATAAATTTGACACAAAAAGCTTAGCAACTATAAACAATCGTGGAACTATCACAAAAATCGCTACAAGCAAACCCATAGCAATAGCTCAAAATAGCAAAATTTTACAAAATTTTTTATCGCCAAAGATAAAGCTACCATCTTTGATAGCAACTATCAGGCAACTAAGCGTGATGAGTAATGCTGGTATATCTATACACGATAGCATAAAAGAGGTCGTAAATTCAAGTGATGATAAACAACTAAAACAGACTTTCAAGCATATAAACGATGAACTAAATCAAGGTTTGAGTCTAAGTAGTGCTGTTTTGAGCTATAGGCAAGAGCTAGGCGATATCTGCATATCTATGGTGCGACTTGGCGAAAGTACTGGAAATATCGCAAATGCCTTTGAAAAACTAGCAAATATCCTTGATGAGTTATGGCAAAATCAACAAAAATTTAAAAAAGCCATTCGATATCCGATACTTGTTATAACTACGATTATAGTTGCTTTTATTATTATGATGATAGCTGTTGTGCCTAAATTTAGAGAGATTTTTGAGCAATTAAACGCAGAGCTACCTCTACCGACGCAAATTTTACTTTTTACGCAAAGTTTTATTAGTGACTATGGTGCATTTATTTTAATTATACTTGTAGTAAGTGGTGCTTTTATAAGAAATTTATATCTTAAAGATGAGCTTTTTCACGCTAAAATTGACACATTTTTACTGAAGGTTTATCTCATAGGCAAAATTATATTTTACTCAAATATGAGCCGTTTTCATCTGATATTTACAGAGCTTGTTCGTGCTGGATTACCAATAACAAATGCCCTTGATACAGCTATTATGACACTTTCAAATGCCAAGCTTAAAACTAAGCTAAACAGTGTAAAAATTTTAATCCGTCGTGGTATCAGCCTAACAGATGCTTTTAAACAAACTAAACTTTACGAAGGTATGCTTATACAGATGATAGGAGCTGGTGAACAAAGTGGTAGTTTAGATAGTATGCTTGAGAAAATAAGTGAGTATTATAAGGTCAAATTCAACGAAATAGTTGATAACATATCAAGCTATATCGAGCCGATACTGCTTATTTTTATAACCATTATGGTACTTATACTTTCACTTGGGATATTTATGCCGATGTGGGATATGGCACAAGCCGTAAAGAGCTAA
- a CDS encoding PAS domain-containing protein: MMQSKEQKVDANAFLVSKTDTTGKITYCNEPFLKIVGARQSELLGKPHNIVRHPDMPRVIFKFLWEYIKNKREIFAYVKNRSFDGSFYWVFANITASLDNNGKIVGYYSVRRKPNEKALQIIEPLYKQLKSAEQNGGIEASQMELEKFLAQKQTTYDEFVNKLQRLI, from the coding sequence ATGATGCAAAGCAAAGAGCAAAAAGTAGATGCTAATGCATTTTTAGTCTCAAAAACCGATACAACTGGCAAGATAACCTATTGTAACGAACCATTTTTAAAAATAGTCGGTGCCAGACAGAGTGAATTGCTCGGGAAACCACACAATATCGTGCGTCATCCAGATATGCCACGCGTAATCTTTAAGTTTTTATGGGAGTATATCAAAAACAAAAGAGAAATTTTTGCATATGTTAAAAACAGAAGCTTTGATGGCTCTTTTTACTGGGTGTTTGCAAATATTACCGCTTCGCTTGACAATAACGGTAAGATCGTTGGCTACTACTCCGTAAGACGCAAACCAAACGAAAAAGCTCTACAGATAATAGAACCACTTTACAAACAGCTAAAATCAGCAGAACAAAATGGTGGCATAGAAGCCTCTCAAATGGAACTAGAAAAATTTTTAGCACAAAAGCAAACCACATACGATGAGTTTGTTAATAAACTACAAAGGCTTATATAA
- a CDS encoding GatB/YqeY domain-containing protein: MSIREQILSDIKEAMKAKDEFVRDTLRTVNAALKQVEVDQRIQMSDEVVLPLLQKEIKKRQDSVELYLKGDRKDLANKEQKEIDIISKYLPKQLNDDELNAKILAIIASIGASSIKDLGVVMKSAKETIGVSADAKRISEIAKKLLA, encoded by the coding sequence ATGAGTATAAGAGAGCAAATTTTATCTGATATTAAAGAAGCTATGAAAGCTAAAGATGAGTTTGTGCGTGATACGCTACGCACAGTAAATGCGGCACTTAAGCAGGTCGAAGTAGATCAGCGTATACAGATGAGCGATGAGGTTGTGTTACCACTTTTGCAAAAAGAGATCAAAAAGCGTCAAGATTCGGTTGAGCTATATCTAAAAGGCGATCGTAAAGACTTGGCTAATAAGGAGCAAAAGGAGATAGATATAATCAGCAAGTATCTACCAAAACAGCTAAACGATGATGAGCTAAATGCTAAAATTTTAGCCATTATTGCCTCAATAGGTGCAAGTAGCATAAAAGATCTTGGAGTGGTTATGAAAAGTGCTAAAGAGACTATCGGAGTGAGTGCTGACGCAAAACGCATAAGTGAAATTGCTAAAAAGCTCTTGGCTTGA
- a CDS encoding disulfide bond formation protein DsbA gives MNMVISIDLGSNTLRIALMHMRSDGSCEVMHSFERIVGSARGLKQSGEIGKEAVANIMAALDMAKDEFDFKNLPCVAVATAAFRVAQNSQEIFDEIWQKFGIKFQLIDGEREARLTFLGVKNAIKRLGLTQENIVCIDIGGASSEISDGCEFRSFDFGIITFYENFKADSKTQTIKNLRTNAQAVTLDATKFIKRLKKDTIILTSSVPTTMVAIKMGMNYAEYEANQINGSELKFYDFIELCEWIFRLDDVSADIAVGTNRRMPLIAGMILFEQILKDETAKLIVIDDGLREGVGVEYLYSAKFKG, from the coding sequence ATGAATATGGTTATATCGATAGATCTTGGTTCAAACACCTTGCGTATAGCACTTATGCATATGCGTAGCGATGGAAGCTGTGAAGTAATGCACTCTTTTGAACGTATCGTTGGGTCAGCTCGTGGTTTAAAACAAAGTGGCGAGATAGGAAAGGAGGCTGTAGCAAATATAATGGCAGCATTAGATATGGCAAAAGATGAGTTTGACTTTAAAAATTTACCTTGTGTGGCTGTAGCGACTGCTGCGTTTAGAGTGGCACAAAACTCACAGGAGATATTTGATGAAATTTGGCAAAAATTTGGTATAAAATTTCAACTTATTGATGGTGAGCGTGAAGCAAGACTTACATTTTTAGGTGTGAAAAATGCCATAAAAAGATTAGGATTAACGCAAGAAAATATCGTTTGCATCGATATAGGCGGAGCTAGCAGTGAGATAAGCGACGGGTGTGAGTTTAGAAGTTTTGACTTTGGTATCATAACGTTTTATGAAAATTTTAAAGCTGATAGTAAAACTCAGACTATTAAAAATTTAAGAACAAACGCTCAAGCAGTCACTTTAGACGCGACTAAATTTATAAAGAGACTTAAAAAAGATACGATCATTTTAACTTCTAGTGTGCCTACTACGATGGTGGCGATTAAGATGGGTATGAACTATGCGGAGTATGAAGCTAACCAAATAAACGGTAGCGAGTTAAAATTTTACGACTTTATCGAGCTTTGTGAGTGGATTTTTAGACTTGATGACGTGAGTGCTGATATCGCTGTCGGTACAAATCGTCGTATGCCACTAATCGCCGGTATGATATTGTTTGAGCAAATTTTAAAAGATGAGACGGCAAAGCTCATCGTTATAGATGATGGATTGCGTGAAGGTGTTGGTGTTGAGTATCTGTATTCAGCGAAATTTAAAGGCTAA
- a CDS encoding inorganic phosphate transporter: MFSRDNLLALSVFTICTIGFFVWGYQYIPTNNFILFMIAGIFGIFMAFNIGGNDVANSFGTSVGSKTLTIKQALIIAAIFELSGAIFAGAEVTNTIRNDIIKFPNNLNPMLFVIIMISALLSSGLWLFYATKRGLPVSTTHSIVGGIVGAGVIMGYTVYEGSSPLDMVSWSKISSIAISWVASPILGGIASFFIYKYIKSRIIEPTKTLKISLKALKNERKIYKENFIKSLSNKSQDEQIATLSRIALIDEDDIENTDYSEYRSHIRAMKEREKQVDTFSAMKRHIPFVAGFAAMIISSMMLFKGLKHLNFNFSTIQTLWIVFVIGALAYLASLAIINVMNKNDSEKSINRLFSWFQIFTASAFAFSHGANDIANAVGPFAAVLDVLKTGYINESSPIPSIAMVTFGIALVVGLWFLGKEVITTIGSKLAEILPTTGFSAELASSIVILFATKLGIPVSSTHILIGAVLGIGVANKNANWNMVKPIILAWIITLPTAAISSAVIYMILKTFLGL; this comes from the coding sequence TTGTTTTCAAGAGACAATCTACTCGCACTCTCCGTTTTTACGATATGCACGATAGGATTCTTCGTTTGGGGCTACCAATATATACCAACAAATAACTTTATACTATTTATGATAGCAGGAATTTTTGGTATATTTATGGCATTTAATATCGGTGGAAACGATGTTGCAAATAGTTTTGGAACAAGCGTCGGTTCTAAGACCTTGACGATAAAACAAGCCCTTATAATAGCGGCTATATTTGAGCTCAGCGGTGCGATATTTGCTGGTGCAGAGGTAACAAATACCATAAGAAATGATATCATAAAATTCCCAAATAATCTTAATCCTATGCTATTTGTCATCATAATGATCTCAGCACTTCTTAGCTCAGGTCTATGGCTATTTTACGCAACAAAAAGGGGATTGCCAGTATCTACTACACACTCAATCGTCGGCGGTATCGTAGGAGCTGGCGTTATAATGGGCTATACAGTCTACGAGGGCTCAAGTCCGCTTGATATGGTTTCGTGGAGCAAGATAAGCAGCATAGCTATAAGCTGGGTCGCATCGCCAATTCTTGGCGGTATAGCTTCGTTTTTCATCTATAAATATATAAAAAGTCGTATCATAGAGCCAACTAAGACCCTTAAAATTTCATTAAAAGCACTTAAAAATGAACGTAAAATTTATAAAGAGAATTTTATAAAATCACTATCAAACAAATCGCAAGATGAACAGATAGCAACACTTTCGCGTATCGCGTTAATCGACGAAGATGATATAGAAAATACCGATTATAGTGAATATCGCTCACACATAAGAGCTATGAAAGAACGAGAAAAACAAGTCGATACTTTTAGTGCGATGAAGCGACATATACCATTTGTAGCCGGATTTGCAGCGATGATTATCTCAAGTATGATGTTATTTAAGGGACTAAAACATCTAAATTTTAATTTTAGCACCATTCAGACGCTTTGGATTGTATTTGTCATCGGTGCTTTAGCATATTTAGCAAGCCTAGCTATAATAAATGTGATGAATAAAAATGATAGTGAAAAGAGCATAAATCGTCTTTTTTCTTGGTTTCAAATTTTTACCGCATCAGCTTTTGCATTTTCACACGGAGCAAACGATATTGCAAATGCAGTAGGTCCATTCGCTGCCGTGCTTGATGTATTAAAAACTGGCTATATAAACGAAAGCTCACCAATACCATCAATAGCAATGGTAACATTTGGTATAGCTTTGGTCGTTGGATTGTGGTTCTTAGGTAAAGAGGTTATAACAACTATTGGATCAAAACTGGCTGAAATTTTACCTACAACTGGTTTTAGTGCAGAACTTGCCTCTAGTATCGTTATACTCTTTGCGACAAAACTAGGCATACCTGTTAGCTCGACGCATATCCTTATAGGTGCTGTGCTAGGTATTGGGGTGGCAAATAAAAATGCTAATTGGAATATGGTAAAGCCAATCATCTTGGCATGGATTATCACACTACCAACAGCAGCTATCTCATCAGCGGTTATTTATATGATACTTAAAACATTTTTAGGGCTTTAA
- the mnmH gene encoding tRNA 2-selenouridine(34) synthase MnmH codes for MSLRDLCVDEWLGRRNNYAIIIDARSPREFEYSHIKDAINLYALSDKQYQEIGIIYKHDRAYAKALGASYICANLQDIIKQVYKLCKVGSLLGIYCAKGGMRSNSIGVVLSMIGYRVERLGGGYKAYRTQVLSSLNKPCSTKFITLFGNTGSYKTKLIQALNPSINLEKMANHLGSVFGAIAGAQPSQKCFEDGLFERLLNLKDEVCFIEGESRKIGSLTLPTSIYEAMRSGVNVEITASLHRRIECIMSDYANIDDKFFYECMNKISPFISRDAKDDANAAFERGDIAKVCEILLIKYYDKVYKKPSRVDVRICSDDFKTALDELNYIRSMLVK; via the coding sequence GTGAGCTTGCGTGATCTTTGTGTTGATGAGTGGCTAGGTAGACGTAATAATTATGCAATAATAATAGACGCAAGGTCACCGCGTGAATTTGAGTATTCACATATAAAAGACGCCATAAATTTGTATGCATTAAGCGACAAACAGTACCAAGAGATCGGCATAATATACAAGCACGATAGAGCCTATGCAAAAGCACTGGGAGCAAGCTACATATGTGCAAATTTACAAGATATCATAAAGCAAGTTTATAAGCTTTGCAAGGTTGGCTCGCTTTTAGGGATCTACTGTGCTAAGGGTGGCATGCGATCAAATTCTATAGGCGTAGTTTTAAGTATGATAGGATACCGTGTAGAGCGACTTGGTGGCGGATATAAAGCATATCGGACACAAGTTTTATCTAGTTTAAATAAGCCTTGTAGCACAAAATTTATAACACTTTTTGGAAATACTGGAAGCTATAAAACGAAACTTATTCAAGCCCTAAATCCATCCATAAATTTAGAAAAAATGGCAAATCACCTTGGTTCAGTGTTTGGTGCAATCGCAGGAGCTCAGCCAAGTCAAAAGTGCTTTGAAGATGGGCTTTTTGAGAGGCTTTTAAATTTAAAAGATGAAGTTTGTTTTATAGAGGGCGAGAGTCGAAAGATAGGTTCGCTTACTTTACCTACAAGCATATATGAAGCTATGAGAAGTGGAGTAAATGTCGAGATCACGGCTAGTTTGCATAGACGTATTGAGTGTATAATGAGTGATTATGCTAATATAGATGATAAATTTTTTTATGAATGTATGAATAAAATTTCGCCATTTATTTCGCGAGACGCTAAAGATGATGCGAATGCAGCTTTTGAGCGTGGCGACATAGCAAAAGTGTGTGAAATTTTACTTATAAAGTATTATGATAAGGTCTACAAAAAGCCAAGTCGTGTTGATGTGAGAATTTGTTCAGATGACTTTAAAACGGCATTAGATGAGCTTAACTATATAAGGTCAATGCTAGTAAAATAG
- a CDS encoding HIT family protein, which yields MQHICAPWRSEYFSQKVDGCVFCDVINRPEDDDKTGVLFRAKHCFCVMNLFPYSPGHFMVIPFKHTDKIEDLDETTWQEMSYFVRCGVQILKRELRAEGVNIGMNLGAAAGAGIAEHVHYHLVPRWNRDTNFITTIADVRVNGVPFHPLFEKLKRAFGELA from the coding sequence ATGCAACATATTTGTGCACCTTGGAGAAGTGAGTATTTTAGTCAAAAAGTCGATGGTTGCGTATTTTGTGATGTGATAAATCGCCCAGAAGATGACGATAAAACAGGTGTGCTTTTTCGTGCTAAGCACTGCTTTTGTGTAATGAATCTATTTCCATATTCGCCTGGGCATTTTATGGTGATACCATTTAAACATACAGATAAAATCGAAGATCTAGATGAGACAACTTGGCAAGAGATGAGTTATTTTGTGCGTTGTGGAGTTCAAATTTTAAAGCGTGAGCTAAGGGCTGAGGGGGTAAATATCGGTATGAATCTCGGAGCTGCTGCTGGTGCTGGGATAGCTGAGCACGTACATTATCATCTTGTGCCTCGTTGGAATAGGGATACAAATTTTATCACGACTATCGCCGATGTGCGTGTAAATGGCGTGCCGTTTCATCCATTGTTTGAGAAGCTAAAAAGGGCATTTGGTGAGCTTGCGTGA
- the trpC gene encoding indole-3-glycerol phosphate synthase TrpC translates to MILDEIIKRTKQDLEKRKIDFPMEWLGRSLAFNPYVPRDVISVLKSTADEPLRIIAEVKKASPSRGVIRENFEPIVIAKEYETSGANAISVLTEPHWFKGNVEFITQIRRYCGSPLLRKDFIVDKYQILEALVYGADFILLIAKALSSRELKELLEYAFNLGLEVLVETHDVDDVKKAVYAGANIIGINHRNLDDFSMDMSLCEKLIPLLPQGKIIVAESGLEKYEQLLNLNKIGVDAFLIGEHFMRCENILDAVKQIKEGR, encoded by the coding sequence ATGATACTTGATGAGATAATAAAGAGAACAAAACAGGACTTAGAAAAACGCAAAATAGACTTTCCAATGGAGTGGCTGGGACGCTCGTTGGCTTTTAATCCATATGTTCCACGGGATGTCATAAGTGTATTAAAAAGTACTGCCGATGAGCCACTACGCATAATAGCTGAAGTAAAAAAGGCAAGTCCAAGCAGAGGCGTGATACGTGAAAATTTTGAGCCAATAGTAATCGCAAAAGAGTATGAGACTAGCGGTGCAAACGCTATTAGTGTTCTGACTGAGCCGCATTGGTTTAAGGGCAATGTAGAGTTTATCACTCAAATTCGCAGGTATTGTGGTTCTCCGCTACTTCGCAAGGATTTTATCGTGGATAAGTATCAAATTTTAGAAGCACTTGTTTATGGTGCTGACTTTATACTTCTTATCGCAAAAGCCTTAAGTTCGCGTGAGTTAAAGGAGCTATTAGAATACGCTTTTAATTTGGGGCTTGAAGTGCTTGTTGAGACGCACGATGTAGATGATGTAAAAAAGGCGGTCTATGCAGGAGCAAATATAATTGGCATTAATCACCGAAATTTAGATGATTTTAGTATGGATATGAGCCTTTGTGAGAAGCTCATACCTCTACTTCCGCAGGGCAAAATAATAGTTGCAGAAAGCGGATTGGAAAAATATGAACAGCTTTTAAATTTAAATAAAATTGGTGTTGATGCGTTTTTGATAGGTGAGCATTTTATGAGATGTGAAAATATCTTAGATGCTGTCAAACAAATAAAGGAGGGGAGATAA
- a CDS encoding YkgJ family cysteine cluster protein, whose translation MAVIKQQGFCYEFDTSFCDSCGGKCCTGESGYIWIDEEEMATLSQHLNLNIDEFRREFLINVGAKYSIKEKSYNGGFACVFFDEINKNCSIYEYRPSQCVSFPFWEYFLTNLKELEKECIGVRFL comes from the coding sequence ATGGCAGTGATAAAGCAGCAAGGGTTTTGTTATGAATTTGATACAAGTTTTTGTGACAGTTGTGGTGGCAAGTGTTGCACTGGTGAGAGTGGCTATATATGGATAGACGAGGAAGAGATGGCTACTTTAAGCCAACATTTAAATTTAAATATAGATGAGTTTAGGCGAGAGTTTTTGATAAATGTCGGAGCAAAATATAGCATAAAAGAGAAGTCCTATAATGGCGGTTTTGCTTGTGTATTTTTTGATGAGATTAATAAAAACTGCAGTATTTACGAGTATCGTCCGTCGCAGTGCGTGAGTTTTCCATTTTGGGAATATTTTTTAACAAATTTAAAGGAACTTGAGAAAGAATGTATCGGCGTAAGATTTTTATAA